A stretch of the Flavobacteriales bacterium genome encodes the following:
- a CDS encoding biopolymer transporter ExbD yields MALKPRNKVDVSFNMSSMTDIVFLLLVFFIVLSTLVSPYGLNVVLPNSSAQSKGPKNFTITITDEPIFALNGDEMDIVTLEATLKQKMTGIDDPGIVVKADEMVPHGFVVQIMDIANRNKYKLVIATKP; encoded by the coding sequence ATGGCATTAAAACCTAGAAATAAAGTAGATGTATCGTTTAACATGTCGTCGATGACCGATATTGTTTTTCTACTGCTCGTTTTCTTTATAGTACTCTCTACATTAGTAAGTCCTTATGGCCTAAACGTGGTATTGCCGAACAGTAGTGCCCAAAGTAAAGGACCAAAGAACTTTACAATAACCATTACAGACGAGCCCATTTTTGCGCTTAATGGTGATGAAATGGACATTGTAACACTTGAGGCTACTTTAAAGCAAAAGATGACTGGTATTGACGATCCAGGCATTGTTGTTAAAGCTGACGAAATGGTTCCTCACGGATTTGTTGTTCAGATAATGGACATAGCCAATAGAAACAAATATAAACTCGTTATAGCTACGAAGCCCTAA
- a CDS encoding MotA/TolQ/ExbB proton channel family protein: MEDVIPHEETISILELLAKGGWYIMLPLAILSVIAVYIIIERFFAVQAASKSDVNFMNQIRDFIHDGKIEAAQSLCETSDTPTSRMISKGVARIGKPLSDIKESIENVGNLEISMMEKGINTLGTISGAAPMIGFLGTVIGMIKTFHDMYTAGNEVQVSNLAGGIMQAMVTTAAGLVIGIIAYVGYNVIVSKVQRVINRLEATTVEFMDVLNEPSK; this comes from the coding sequence ATGGAGGACGTAATCCCTCACGAAGAAACAATTTCGATTCTTGAATTACTTGCAAAAGGCGGATGGTACATCATGCTACCCCTTGCTATTCTTTCAGTTATCGCAGTATATATAATTATCGAACGGTTTTTTGCGGTACAAGCTGCCTCTAAATCAGACGTTAATTTCATGAACCAGATTAGAGACTTTATCCACGATGGCAAAATAGAAGCTGCTCAATCTCTTTGCGAAACAAGTGACACACCAACTTCAAGAATGATTTCTAAAGGAGTTGCCCGAATCGGCAAACCTCTATCTGATATTAAAGAGTCTATTGAAAATGTAGGAAATTTAGAGATCAGCATGATGGAAAAGGGAATTAACACGCTGGGTACTATTTCAGGTGCAGCTCCAATGATTGGTTTCTTAGGGACTGTAATCGGAATGATCAAAACATTCCACGACATGTACACAGCAGGTAACGAAGTACAAGTAAGCAACCTTGCCGGAGGTATCATGCAAGCTATGGTAACTACCGCTGCTGGTCTTGTAATCGGAATTATTGCCTATGTTGGTTACAACGTGATTGTATCTAAAGTGCAAAGAGTTATTAATCGTTTAGAAGCAACTACCGTTGAGTTTATGGATGTACTTAATGAACCATCAAAATAG